A single region of the Nicotiana sylvestris chromosome 6, ASM39365v2, whole genome shotgun sequence genome encodes:
- the LOC104226851 gene encoding early nodulin-like protein 9, whose product MAQTSSRSYIKSIYILGLLCLLLLIQNGDAYEFKVGGSGDWSVPLDPNANDYNQWAERSRYQIGDTLLFVYPADKDSVLLVTKEDYANCSTTAPLEKYSDGHSIFNLTHSGPFYFISGVHDNCVKNEKFQVVVMADRSINNQTVTSPSSSPSPSTAEVPPAPAPSDEGATSPPTGSVDINPSPTPSQESSPPKNSACSIVMSFVGSVGAFIGSSILLGL is encoded by the exons ATGGCTCAAACAAGTTCAAGATCGTACATAAAAAGCATTTATATTTTGGGGTTGCTTTGTCTTTTGCTATTGATCCAAAATGGCGATGCCTATGAGTTCAAAGTTGGAGGTTCTGGAGATTGGAGTGTCCCTTTGGATCCCAATGCTAACGATTACAACCAGTGGGCTGAGAGGAGTCGATACCAAATTGGTGATACTCTAT TGTTTGTCTACCCGGCTGATAAGGATTCAGTTCTTCTTGTAACCAAGGAAGACTATGCAAATTGCAGCACAACAGCTCCACTTGAAAAATACAGTGATGGGCATAGTATTTTCAATCTTACCCACTCTGGACCTTTCTACTTCATCAGTGGAGTTCACGACAACTGTGTCAAGAATGAAAAGTTCCAAGTGGTGGTCATGGCCGATAGAAGCATCAACAATCAAACAGTCACATCACCTTCATCTTCACCTTCACCATCAACAGCAGAGGTTCCTCCAGCTCCAGCTCCTTCCGATGAAGGCGCCACATCTCCACCAACTGGTTCAGTAGACATCAATCCATCACCAACACCTTCTCAAGAATCTTCTCCTCCAAAGAATAGTGCTTGTTCAATTGTCATGAGTTTTGTTGGATCAGTTGGAGCCTTTATTGGTTCTTCCATTCTTCTAGGTCTCTGA